One Terriglobales bacterium genomic region harbors:
- a CDS encoding Mrp/NBP35 family ATP-binding protein produces MHGGGPPQQGPMPLPGVQNVIAVGSGKGGVGKTTVAVNLAVALGKLGYKVGLLDADIYGPNVPLMMGVNRQPDVLGENRIAPLTNHGVKVISVGFISPGDRPLVWRGPMLHSIIKQFLQQVEWGELDFLIVDLPPGTGDVVISLFQTVPLTGAIVVSTPSDVSLQDARKAIEMFRGVKVDVFGVVENMSTFLCPHCHHEIDIFSKGGVERTAKQFGVPYLGSVELDPDVRKGGDSGLPAVLGGEDSPHAKSFFAFARQIAQSAAEHKTESVIEIR; encoded by the coding sequence ATGCATGGTGGCGGCCCGCCGCAGCAAGGGCCAATGCCTCTTCCGGGAGTACAGAACGTAATTGCGGTCGGCTCGGGTAAGGGCGGGGTGGGAAAGACCACTGTGGCGGTGAATCTGGCCGTGGCGTTAGGCAAGCTGGGCTACAAGGTTGGCCTGCTCGACGCCGATATCTACGGACCGAATGTGCCTCTGATGATGGGTGTGAATCGCCAGCCTGACGTGCTCGGCGAAAACCGCATTGCGCCTCTCACCAATCACGGCGTGAAGGTGATCTCGGTTGGGTTCATCAGCCCGGGTGATCGTCCTCTGGTGTGGCGCGGACCGATGCTGCACTCGATCATCAAACAGTTTCTGCAGCAGGTGGAGTGGGGGGAACTGGATTTCCTGATCGTCGATCTTCCGCCCGGAACCGGTGACGTGGTGATCTCGTTGTTCCAAACCGTACCGCTCACTGGCGCAATTGTTGTCTCAACGCCTTCAGATGTTTCGCTTCAGGATGCGCGCAAAGCTATCGAAATGTTTCGCGGCGTGAAGGTGGACGTCTTTGGCGTGGTCGAGAACATGAGCACCTTCCTCTGTCCGCACTGCCACCACGAGATCGACATCTTCTCCAAGGGCGGAGTAGAGCGCACGGCGAAACAATTCGGAGTGCCTTACCTGGGATCGGTGGAACTCGATCCGGACGTCCGCAAAGGTGGCGATTCGGGTTTACCAGCAGTTCTCGGAGGCGAGGATTCTCCGCACGCCAAGTCATTCTTCGCGTTCGCGCGCCAGATCGCGCAGAGCGCTGCCGAGCACAAGACTGAGAGCGTGATTGAGATCCGGTAA